The Leucobacter sp. UCMA 4100 genome window below encodes:
- a CDS encoding bifunctional methylenetetrahydrofolate dehydrogenase/methenyltetrahydrofolate cyclohydrolase: MSANLLNGTAAAAAIKHELTDRVAALAERGVTPGLATVLVGEDPGSQWYVAGKHRDCAEVGISSIRKDLPENVTQEQLEAVIDELNADPSCTGYIVQLPLPKHIDTDRVLERIDPEKDADGLHPTNLGRLVLNANTEITSPLPCTPRGVIELVERNGISWAGKNVVVVGRGITVGRPIGPLLTRREYNATVTLTHTGTTNLPELLRAADVIVAAAGAEGIVRAENVKPGAIVLDVGVSRRVDPETGKSRVVGDVAPEVAEVAGWVSPNPGGVGPMTRALLLKNVVEMAERQTA, from the coding sequence GTGAGCGCAAACCTGCTCAACGGAACGGCTGCAGCAGCAGCGATCAAGCACGAACTTACCGACAGGGTTGCGGCGCTCGCCGAACGCGGAGTCACCCCGGGGCTCGCCACCGTCTTGGTTGGCGAAGACCCGGGGTCTCAGTGGTACGTCGCGGGCAAGCATCGCGACTGTGCCGAGGTGGGTATCTCGTCGATCCGCAAAGATCTGCCCGAGAACGTCACGCAGGAGCAGCTTGAGGCCGTCATTGACGAGCTCAACGCTGACCCTTCGTGCACCGGGTACATCGTGCAGCTGCCGCTGCCGAAGCACATCGACACTGACCGCGTGCTCGAGCGCATCGACCCTGAAAAAGACGCCGACGGCCTGCACCCGACTAACCTCGGGCGCCTCGTGCTCAACGCCAACACCGAGATCACCTCGCCGCTGCCCTGCACGCCGCGCGGTGTGATCGAACTCGTTGAGCGCAACGGCATCAGCTGGGCTGGCAAGAACGTCGTCGTGGTGGGCCGTGGCATCACGGTCGGCCGCCCGATCGGCCCGCTGCTGACCCGCCGCGAGTACAACGCCACCGTGACCCTCACGCACACCGGCACGACGAACCTGCCAGAGCTCTTGCGCGCGGCCGACGTGATCGTCGCAGCCGCAGGTGCCGAGGGCATCGTGCGCGCCGAAAACGTGAAACCCGGTGCGATCGTGCTTGATGTTGGCGTATCGCGCCGCGTTGATCCCGAGACCGGCAAGAGCCGCGTGGTTGGCGATGTCGCGCCAGAGGTCGCTGAGGTTGCCGGTTGGGTCTCGCCGAACCCCGGTGGCGTTGGCCCGATGACGCGTGCTCTGCTGCTCAAGAACGTCGTCGAGATGGCCGAGCGCCAGACGGCCTAA
- the glyA gene encoding serine hydroxymethyltransferase gives MNDALSVVDPEIAKVLEQELGRQRDTLEMIASENFVPRAVLESQGSVLTNKYAEGYPGRRYYGGCEYVDVAENLARDRAKELYGAKYANVQPHSGASANAAVLSSIAEPGDTILGLELAHGGHLTHGMPLNFSGKLYNVVSYEVDPETLLIDMAVVRKQAIEHKPKVIIAGWSAYPRQLDFAEFRAIADEVGATLWVDMAHFAGLVAAGLHPNPVPYADVVSSTVHKTIGGPRSGFILTNDLELFKKINSSVFPGQQGGPLMHVIAAKATAFKIAASPEFKNRQERTLSGAKILADRLSQPDMKQAGVDLLTGGTDVHLVLVDLRNSEMDGQQAEDALHEVGITVNRNSVPFDPRPPMVTSGLRIGTPALATRGFGDAEFTEVADIIAEALKPGADKAALAARVQKLVEAFPLYTGLENW, from the coding sequence ATGAATGACGCCCTCTCGGTCGTAGACCCAGAAATTGCGAAGGTACTTGAGCAGGAGCTCGGTCGCCAGCGCGATACCCTCGAGATGATCGCGAGCGAGAACTTCGTGCCGCGCGCCGTGCTCGAGAGCCAGGGGTCTGTGCTCACGAACAAGTACGCCGAGGGTTACCCCGGCCGTCGCTACTACGGTGGTTGCGAATACGTTGACGTTGCCGAGAACCTCGCGCGTGATCGCGCCAAGGAGCTCTACGGTGCGAAGTACGCAAACGTGCAGCCCCACTCGGGTGCCTCGGCTAACGCCGCGGTGCTCTCGTCAATCGCTGAGCCCGGCGACACCATTCTCGGTCTCGAACTCGCTCATGGCGGCCACCTCACGCACGGTATGCCCCTGAACTTCTCGGGCAAGCTCTACAACGTCGTCTCGTACGAGGTTGACCCCGAGACGCTGCTCATCGATATGGCCGTGGTGCGCAAGCAGGCCATCGAGCACAAGCCCAAGGTCATCATCGCCGGCTGGTCGGCATACCCCCGCCAGCTCGACTTCGCCGAGTTCCGCGCCATCGCCGACGAGGTTGGCGCAACGCTCTGGGTCGACATGGCGCACTTCGCAGGCCTCGTTGCCGCAGGTCTGCACCCGAACCCTGTGCCATACGCCGACGTTGTTTCGTCGACCGTGCACAAGACCATCGGCGGCCCCCGCTCGGGCTTCATTCTCACGAACGACCTCGAGCTCTTCAAGAAGATTAACTCGAGCGTGTTCCCTGGCCAGCAGGGCGGCCCGCTCATGCACGTGATCGCAGCGAAGGCAACCGCCTTCAAGATCGCCGCATCGCCAGAGTTCAAGAACCGTCAGGAGCGCACCCTGTCGGGCGCGAAGATTTTGGCGGATCGCCTGAGCCAGCCCGACATGAAGCAGGCCGGTGTCGATCTGCTCACCGGTGGTACCGATGTGCACCTCGTGCTCGTCGACCTGCGCAACTCAGAGATGGACGGCCAACAGGCAGAAGATGCGCTGCACGAGGTCGGCATCACCGTGAACCGTAACTCGGTGCCCTTCGATCCGCGCCCACCAATGGTGACCAGCGGTTTGCGCATCGGCACCCCTGCCCTCGCGACCCGCGGCTTCGGCGATGCCGAGTTCACCGAGGTTGCCGACATCATCGCTGAGGCGCTCAAGCCGGGCGCTGACAAGGCGGCGCTCGCTGCCCGCGTGCAGAAGCTCGTCGAGGCGTTCCCGCTCTACACCGGCCTCGAGAACTGGTAG
- the purU gene encoding formyltetrahydrofolate deformylase, giving the protein MNASTDAPRPAAARSHTPTEWVLTFSCVDGPGIVHDISGAVVQAKGNILESQQFASHDTGKFFMRLQVEATEAADSFEERFRSAITKVADHFAMDWALDAVGRPVRTLILASKATHCVNDLLFRKHGGTLPIEVPLVLANHETPRDISEFYGAPFESRPVTNAAEKQAFEDRVREVVAEHDIELVVLARYMQILSPELCEFLSGRAINIHHSFLPGFKGANPYRQAHERGVKLVGATAHYVTTDLDEGPIIEQDVARVDHGYSPEQLMQLGQDEEARTLRRAVQWFAERRVLLDGDRTVIFR; this is encoded by the coding sequence GTGAACGCTTCAACCGATGCCCCCCGTCCCGCCGCAGCCCGCTCGCACACCCCAACCGAGTGGGTGCTCACGTTTTCTTGCGTTGACGGTCCGGGTATCGTGCACGACATCAGTGGTGCGGTCGTTCAGGCAAAGGGCAACATTCTCGAGAGCCAGCAGTTTGCGAGCCACGACACCGGCAAGTTTTTCATGCGTCTGCAGGTCGAAGCGACCGAGGCAGCCGACTCGTTTGAAGAGCGCTTTCGCAGTGCTATCACGAAGGTCGCCGACCACTTCGCGATGGATTGGGCCCTCGACGCCGTCGGCCGTCCCGTGCGCACGCTCATTCTCGCGTCGAAGGCAACGCACTGCGTGAACGACCTCCTCTTCCGCAAGCACGGCGGCACCCTTCCCATCGAGGTGCCCCTCGTGCTCGCAAACCACGAGACGCCCCGCGATATCAGCGAGTTCTACGGCGCCCCATTCGAGTCGCGCCCCGTGACCAACGCCGCCGAGAAGCAGGCCTTCGAAGATCGCGTGCGCGAGGTCGTCGCAGAGCACGACATCGAACTCGTGGTGCTCGCCCGCTACATGCAGATCCTGTCGCCCGAGCTCTGCGAGTTTCTCTCGGGCCGCGCCATCAACATTCACCACTCGTTCCTGCCCGGGTTCAAGGGCGCCAACCCGTACCGTCAGGCGCACGAACGCGGGGTCAAGCTCGTGGGCGCGACCGCCCACTACGTGACGACCGACCTTGACGAGGGGCCCATCATCGAGCAAGACGTGGCCCGCGTCGATCACGGCTACTCACCCGAGCAGCTCATGCAGTTGGGCCAGGACGAAGAGGCGCGTACCCTTCGCCGCGCGGTGCAGTGGTTTGCCGAGCGCCGCGTGCTGCTCGACGGCGACCGAACCGTCATCTTCCGCTAG
- a CDS encoding DUF2568 domain-containing protein, with amino-acid sequence MIESVPQTQRLHAIVFTTRSVWHLIAVIAVTVWGFTAWNLPMPGIAFGVGALVLSVLLWALFLSPRPALKGVDRFAQSMIELLLLAVAVAAAIDMGVSWIIAAAYGVIGAVLGFIAGSQESHRTA; translated from the coding sequence GTGATCGAATCCGTACCTCAAACTCAGCGCTTACACGCGATCGTGTTCACCACCCGTTCGGTGTGGCACCTCATCGCCGTCATTGCCGTTACCGTATGGGGTTTTACGGCTTGGAATCTGCCCATGCCCGGCATAGCCTTTGGCGTTGGCGCACTCGTGCTCTCAGTACTCCTCTGGGCTCTGTTCCTCTCACCGAGGCCCGCGCTCAAGGGCGTTGACCGCTTCGCCCAGAGCATGATCGAGCTGTTGCTCCTGGCCGTTGCCGTGGCAGCCGCCATCGACATGGGAGTGTCGTGGATCATCGCCGCAGCCTACGGCGTTATCGGCGCCGTGCTCGGCTTCATCGCGGGCTCGCAAGAGTCACACCGCACGGCCTAA
- a CDS encoding M20/M25/M40 family metallo-hydrolase has translation MEKDLTPRPGIADRLSAMIQLPTVSAERETRGFEPFEAFEALIAELYPLVHEKLSREKITDLGLLYFWQGSDESLDPAVLMAHYDVVPVDENDDWTYPPFEGRITDGWVYGRGALDDKGPLVVVLDAVENLLASGFTPRRSVYLSFGGDEEVHGNAAKVISQALHERGVTPWLVIDEGGAVVDPPLPFLKGDAAMIGVAEKGIATVRLSAFSQGGHASTPKGLTAVSRVTRAVNRLQPSTFASRAPEGVIRMLEAFARKAPARFAAPLRQLAAHPKVAARVLTAAGGEMPAMVRTTISPTMLSGGTAHNVLPSAASAIVNLRIALGETVESTVRRVRAQVRDPLITVELVEGSDPSPESATDNEQFALIEQAIGVSHPGTQPVPYLVMAATDSRWFHRFAPAVYRFAPLKMTAAQRATIHAVDEQVEVAELERGEVFHRSLIKGL, from the coding sequence ATGGAGAAAGATCTGACCCCAAGGCCCGGTATCGCAGATCGCCTCTCGGCGATGATTCAATTGCCCACGGTCTCGGCAGAACGTGAGACACGTGGCTTTGAACCGTTCGAAGCGTTTGAGGCGCTCATTGCAGAGCTCTACCCGCTCGTGCACGAAAAGCTGAGCCGCGAAAAAATCACCGACCTCGGTCTCCTGTACTTCTGGCAGGGCAGCGACGAATCGCTCGACCCCGCCGTGCTCATGGCGCACTACGACGTGGTTCCGGTCGACGAGAACGACGACTGGACCTACCCGCCCTTCGAGGGGCGCATCACCGACGGCTGGGTGTACGGCCGCGGCGCGCTCGATGACAAGGGCCCGCTCGTCGTTGTTCTCGATGCCGTCGAGAACCTGCTCGCTTCGGGCTTCACGCCGCGCCGCAGCGTCTACCTCTCATTCGGAGGCGACGAAGAGGTGCACGGCAACGCCGCCAAGGTCATCTCACAGGCCCTGCACGAGCGCGGGGTCACCCCATGGCTCGTCATCGACGAGGGCGGCGCGGTCGTCGACCCTCCCCTGCCGTTCCTCAAGGGCGACGCCGCCATGATCGGTGTCGCCGAAAAGGGCATCGCGACGGTTCGCCTCTCGGCGTTCAGCCAGGGCGGTCACGCCTCAACGCCGAAGGGCCTCACCGCGGTGAGCCGGGTAACCCGAGCGGTCAACCGGCTACAGCCAAGCACCTTCGCCTCGCGGGCTCCCGAGGGCGTCATTCGCATGCTTGAGGCGTTCGCTCGCAAGGCGCCCGCGCGCTTCGCAGCCCCGCTTCGCCAGCTCGCGGCGCATCCGAAGGTAGCGGCACGCGTGCTCACCGCTGCGGGCGGCGAGATGCCCGCCATGGTGCGCACCACCATCTCACCGACCATGCTCTCTGGCGGCACCGCCCACAACGTGCTGCCCTCAGCTGCGAGTGCGATCGTCAACCTGCGGATCGCCCTCGGCGAGACCGTCGAGAGCACCGTGCGCCGCGTGCGTGCGCAGGTGCGTGATCCGCTCATCACGGTCGAACTCGTTGAGGGTAGTGACCCGTCGCCAGAGTCGGCCACCGATAACGAGCAGTTTGCGTTGATCGAGCAGGCCATCGGCGTCTCACACCCCGGCACGCAGCCGGTGCCCTACCTCGTTATGGCTGCAACCGACTCACGCTGGTTCCACCGCTTCGCCCCCGCCGTATATCGCTTCGCGCCGCTCAAAATGACCGCGGCGCAACGCGCGACGATCCACGCGGTTGACGAGCAGGTTGAGGTCGCCGAGCTCGAGCGCGGCGAAGTGTTTCACCGATCTCTCATCAAGGGGCTGTAA
- a CDS encoding MFS transporter: MQKSRITLGALAGVVGFLAFVEFTSGVIQGYYTPMLTDIARHLGVNDADVNWLEGSQLMLSALVVPAFAKLGDMVGHKRMLLWSTAITAIATLALPFTDSFWLFLAAWALQGVYVVWLPLEIALIWSRTRGTEGSSLLTAKAAGLLVAALEGGAIIGALVGGMLIDSLPLMWVLLIPGLLVVACFVVVFFGVKESPVKTGGVLDFQGLVLISLALIAFTGGLSLLRLNGPDSLAAWAVTLLGVLLIVPFVLVELRKDDPLIDVRMFRSPSLAPVFLTAGLFGVSVLGAQAPLSTYARTDPTVYGYGLGTAGFATSLLIGMYLIGMIVGALVFPKVARAITPRNTLIIAACLVGIGYLLFVPLHSSYLQVTTNMFIAGIGSGALVAALPSAAAAAAPPTQTGVATGLTNSVKTVGGAIASAMFGIALISGTSGGTAGSFTGYLTVWIICGVTALIAAALLLFVPKTAFQDPAALLAEAAEQAEPADH; encoded by the coding sequence ATGCAAAAGTCACGAATCACGCTAGGAGCGCTCGCCGGTGTTGTCGGGTTTCTCGCCTTCGTAGAGTTTACGTCGGGCGTGATTCAGGGCTACTACACCCCCATGCTCACCGATATCGCCAGGCACCTGGGCGTTAATGACGCCGACGTGAACTGGCTCGAGGGCTCGCAGCTCATGCTGTCGGCCCTCGTCGTGCCCGCATTCGCGAAGCTCGGCGACATGGTTGGCCACAAGCGAATGCTCCTGTGGTCGACCGCCATCACCGCGATTGCGACGCTCGCTTTGCCGTTCACAGACTCGTTCTGGCTCTTTCTCGCAGCCTGGGCGCTGCAGGGCGTCTACGTCGTGTGGTTGCCGCTCGAGATCGCCCTCATCTGGTCGCGCACGCGCGGCACCGAGGGGTCGTCGCTGCTCACCGCGAAGGCGGCGGGTCTGCTCGTCGCTGCCCTCGAGGGTGGCGCCATCATCGGAGCGCTCGTGGGTGGCATGCTCATCGATTCGCTGCCGCTCATGTGGGTGCTGCTCATCCCTGGTCTGCTCGTTGTCGCCTGTTTCGTCGTCGTGTTCTTCGGCGTGAAAGAGTCGCCCGTCAAGACCGGCGGCGTGCTCGACTTCCAGGGCCTCGTGCTCATCAGCCTCGCGCTTATCGCGTTCACGGGCGGGCTCAGCCTGCTGCGCCTCAACGGCCCCGATAGTCTCGCGGCCTGGGCCGTGACGCTGCTCGGCGTGCTGCTCATCGTGCCCTTCGTGCTCGTCGAACTGCGCAAGGATGATCCGCTCATTGACGTGCGCATGTTCCGCTCACCGAGCCTCGCCCCCGTGTTCCTCACCGCCGGCCTCTTTGGCGTGAGCGTACTCGGCGCGCAGGCCCCGCTTTCGACCTACGCTCGCACCGACCCGACCGTGTATGGCTACGGGCTCGGCACTGCTGGCTTCGCGACCTCGCTGCTCATCGGCATGTACCTCATCGGCATGATTGTGGGCGCGCTCGTATTCCCGAAGGTTGCGAGGGCGATCACCCCGCGCAACACCCTCATCATCGCGGCCTGCCTCGTCGGCATCGGCTACCTACTCTTCGTGCCGCTGCACTCGAGCTACTTGCAGGTGACGACGAACATGTTCATCGCGGGCATCGGCTCGGGCGCGCTCGTCGCGGCGCTCCCCTCGGCCGCCGCTGCCGCCGCGCCACCCACCCAAACGGGTGTGGCCACCGGCCTCACGAACTCGGTCAAGACCGTCGGCGGCGCGATCGCCTCTGCCATGTTCGGCATCGCCCTCATCAGCGGAACCTCGGGCGGCACCGCAGGCTCCTTCACCGGTTACCTCACCGTGTGGATCATCTGCGGCGTCACCGCCCTCATCGCCGCCGCGCTGCTGCTCTTCGTCCCGAAGACGGCTTTCCAGGACCCGGCGGCGCTGCTCGCCGAGGCCGCTGAGCAGGCCGAGCCCGCCGACCACTAG
- a CDS encoding NUDIX hydrolase — MSQRIIVSAVVMHNADGNILHVRKRGTSKLMLPGGKPEPGESFAAAAMREFAEELGGSLSPEHLTEVGTFRAPAANEAGFEVEGHVFAHPLIDFAGPDAEIEHLEWVNPARRDDEIAAMSQAVMGALAA; from the coding sequence GTGAGTCAGCGCATCATCGTGAGCGCAGTCGTCATGCACAACGCCGACGGAAACATCCTGCACGTGCGCAAACGCGGCACCTCAAAACTCATGCTGCCAGGAGGCAAACCTGAGCCGGGCGAATCTTTCGCTGCGGCAGCCATGCGCGAGTTTGCTGAAGAACTCGGCGGATCACTCAGCCCTGAGCACCTCACCGAGGTCGGCACCTTCCGTGCTCCCGCCGCAAACGAGGCGGGTTTCGAGGTCGAGGGTCATGTCTTCGCGCACCCCCTCATCGACTTCGCAGGCCCCGACGCCGAGATTGAACACCTCGAGTGGGTCAACCCGGCCCGCCGTGACGACGAGATCGCGGCCATGAGCCAGGCGGTTATGGGCGCGCTCGCGGCGTAG
- a CDS encoding L-serine ammonia-lyase: MAVSVFDLFKVGIGPSSSHTVGPMRAAQTFAQHLESKGALETTTAIAVDLYGSLAATGAGHGTFTAVMLGLEGYAPDTVLPDEVEVALERMQQTGVVRLGDRVAPAPTLIDFRIEDMTQRPLTVLPFHTNGMTFKAFDERGETLLDETYFSVGGGFIVREGTEDVVADRLEEAVNEKPFPFTTGAELLEHCERNDMTFASVMLANELVKRDETEVREGLTHIWRVMEGCKDAALTRTGVLPGGLNVRRRAPEWHRKLSESDPDRNPIFWQEWVNLVALAVNEENATGGRVVTAPTNGAAGIIPAVLFYATHYTPGARTWNEEEKQAVIADFLLAAGAVGVLYKEQASISGAEVGCQGEVGSASSMAAAGLAQVLGGSPQQVENAAEIAMEHNLGLTCDPIGGLVQIPCIERNAIAASKAINAAKMALMGDGDHHVTLDEVIITMRETGKDMSSKYKETAMGGLAVNVIEC, encoded by the coding sequence ATGGCAGTTAGCGTGTTTGACCTTTTTAAAGTGGGCATCGGCCCATCCAGCTCTCACACGGTAGGCCCGATGCGAGCAGCGCAAACGTTCGCTCAGCACCTTGAGAGCAAAGGCGCTCTCGAAACCACCACAGCAATCGCCGTTGACTTGTACGGCTCACTTGCCGCAACCGGCGCGGGCCACGGCACCTTCACCGCCGTGATGCTCGGACTTGAAGGCTACGCCCCCGATACCGTGCTACCCGACGAGGTCGAAGTCGCCCTCGAACGCATGCAGCAGACCGGGGTTGTACGGCTCGGCGACAGGGTCGCCCCAGCACCGACACTCATTGACTTTCGCATCGAAGACATGACGCAGAGGCCGCTCACCGTGCTGCCTTTTCACACGAACGGCATGACCTTCAAAGCCTTCGATGAGCGCGGCGAGACCCTGCTCGACGAAACCTACTTCTCGGTAGGCGGCGGCTTTATCGTGCGCGAAGGCACCGAAGACGTCGTGGCTGACCGCCTTGAGGAGGCCGTGAACGAAAAGCCCTTCCCGTTTACCACCGGGGCTGAGCTGCTCGAGCACTGCGAACGCAACGACATGACCTTCGCGAGCGTCATGCTCGCCAACGAGCTCGTCAAGCGTGACGAGACCGAGGTGCGCGAGGGCCTCACCCACATTTGGCGCGTCATGGAGGGCTGCAAGGACGCGGCGCTCACGCGCACCGGCGTGCTGCCCGGCGGCCTGAACGTGCGTCGCCGCGCCCCGGAATGGCACCGCAAGCTCTCAGAGAGCGATCCCGACCGCAACCCGATCTTCTGGCAGGAATGGGTCAACCTTGTTGCCCTCGCCGTCAACGAAGAGAACGCGACGGGTGGCCGTGTCGTGACCGCCCCAACGAACGGCGCCGCCGGCATCATTCCCGCGGTGCTCTTCTACGCAACCCACTACACGCCGGGCGCGCGAACCTGGAACGAAGAAGAGAAGCAGGCCGTGATCGCCGACTTCTTGCTCGCGGCCGGAGCCGTCGGCGTGCTGTACAAGGAACAGGCCTCGATCTCGGGTGCCGAGGTGGGCTGCCAGGGCGAGGTCGGATCAGCCTCATCGATGGCGGCAGCGGGCCTTGCGCAGGTACTCGGCGGATCCCCGCAGCAGGTCGAAAATGCGGCCGAGATCGCGATGGAACACAACCTCGGCCTCACCTGCGACCCGATCGGTGGGCTCGTGCAGATCCCGTGCATCGAACGCAACGCGATCGCCGCATCAAAGGCCATCAACGCCGCAAAGATGGCCCTCATGGGTGACGGTGATCACCACGTCACCCTCGACGAGGTCATCATCACGATGCGTGAGACCGGTAAGGACATGTCGTCGAAGTACAAGGAAACGGCGATGGGCGGCCTCGCGGTCAACGTTATTGAGTGTTAA
- the gcvH gene encoding glycine cleavage system protein GcvH, which translates to MTQNLPENLRYSAEHEWIDEASPANIGITRHAADALGEVVYVELPEVGDEVTAGEVCGEIESTKSVSDLFSPVTGKVTAINEALEDEPGLVNEDPYANWLFQVEVASEGPLLSASEYEAQL; encoded by the coding sequence ATGACCCAGAACCTTCCCGAAAACCTTCGCTACAGCGCTGAGCACGAGTGGATCGACGAGGCCTCACCCGCCAACATCGGCATCACCCGCCACGCCGCAGACGCGCTTGGCGAGGTCGTTTACGTCGAGCTGCCAGAGGTCGGCGACGAGGTGACCGCTGGTGAGGTGTGTGGCGAGATCGAATCGACGAAGTCGGTTTCAGATCTCTTCTCACCCGTGACCGGCAAGGTCACCGCGATCAACGAGGCCCTCGAAGACGAGCCCGGCCTCGTCAACGAAGATCCCTACGCCAACTGGCTCTTCCAGGTTGAGGTAGCGAGCGAAGGCCCGCTGCTCTCGGCTTCAGAGTACGAAGCGCAGCTCTAA
- the gcvT gene encoding glycine cleavage system aminomethyltransferase GcvT gives MTLKNTPLHATHEALGAHFTDFGGWDMPLRYASELDEHRAVREAAGIFDLSHMGEIWVDGPDAARFLNTAFAGNFAVTAVGRAKYSLMLQEDGGIIDDLIVYRMGEERYLVVPNAGNAPVVSSELTARAEGFDVTLTDASADTALVAVQGPASVAVLTEVMADVEAMREMKYYSAIEANAAGIDVLLARTGYTGEDGFELYVTNDKAEALWSALMKTGEAHGITPCGLASRDSLRLEAGMPLYGNELSREVVPAQAGLGPVVSFKKEENFVGRSAVENAAAPERVLVGLKGLGRRAGRSGYDVVSEGEVVGTVTSGLPSPTLGYPIALAYVARDLAEPGTKLDIDLRGKPQPFEVVALPFYKRA, from the coding sequence ATGACGTTGAAAAACACTCCGCTGCACGCGACACACGAGGCGCTCGGCGCACACTTCACCGATTTCGGTGGATGGGACATGCCCCTGCGCTATGCCTCCGAGCTCGACGAGCACCGTGCTGTGCGCGAGGCCGCGGGCATCTTCGACCTCTCGCACATGGGCGAGATCTGGGTCGATGGCCCCGATGCAGCACGCTTCTTGAACACCGCCTTCGCCGGCAACTTCGCAGTGACGGCTGTTGGTCGCGCGAAGTACTCGCTCATGCTGCAAGAAGACGGCGGCATCATCGACGACCTCATCGTGTACCGCATGGGTGAGGAGCGCTACCTCGTCGTGCCGAACGCGGGCAACGCTCCCGTGGTCTCGTCTGAGCTTACGGCGCGTGCTGAAGGCTTCGACGTAACGCTGACCGACGCCTCGGCTGACACCGCGCTCGTCGCGGTGCAGGGCCCGGCCTCGGTTGCCGTGCTCACCGAGGTCATGGCCGACGTTGAGGCGATGCGTGAGATGAAGTACTACTCAGCCATCGAGGCGAACGCTGCCGGCATTGACGTGCTGCTCGCACGCACGGGCTACACCGGCGAAGACGGCTTCGAGCTGTACGTCACGAATGATAAGGCAGAGGCGCTCTGGAGCGCGCTCATGAAGACCGGCGAAGCCCACGGCATCACGCCCTGCGGCCTCGCCTCACGCGACTCACTGCGCCTCGAAGCTGGTATGCCGCTCTACGGGAATGAGCTCAGCCGTGAGGTTGTTCCCGCGCAGGCTGGTCTTGGCCCCGTCGTCTCGTTCAAGAAGGAAGAAAACTTCGTTGGCCGCAGTGCGGTCGAGAACGCTGCTGCGCCGGAGCGCGTGCTCGTCGGGCTCAAGGGCCTCGGCCGTCGTGCAGGCCGCAGCGGCTACGATGTCGTTTCTGAGGGAGAGGTTGTGGGCACCGTCACGAGCGGCCTGCCCAGCCCGACGCTCGGGTACCCGATCGCGCTCGCGTATGTCGCGCGCGACCTCGCCGAGCCCGGCACGAAGCTCGACATCGACCTGCGCGGTAAGCCGCAGCCCTTCGAGGTGGTCGCGCTGCCGTTCTACAAGCGCGCATAA